The nucleotide window ACGTTGATGACGTACTTATGGATGAAATCCTTGATCACATCGTAGCCGCCGATGTCCCCGAAACCCAGGGCGGGCTCCTGCACCTCCAGGACGCCCGACTTCTTCACCAGTTCGGACTTAAGGTCCTTGATCACCCGCAGGTCGAAGCACTGGGTGCGGAAGTACGACTCCAGAAGCACGCTCTCCATCTGGTGCAGGTTCAGGCCGCCGGTGCCCATCACGATCTCTTCCACCCGGGCATCCTCCAGGGGGACTTCCAGCTCCCGGGCGGTGGTCCTCACCATATGGGCACGTTCCTCCCGGCTGGAGGGATCCACGGACACGATAACCGTCAGTTCCCGGGTGTAATCATCCAGCACGCGGTCGGCATCGGCCGTCACCAGGATGACGGTGGATCCCTTGGCGATCACGGCGGGGTCGATGGCCCACGCCCGCAGGGCGCTGCAAAGGCCCGTTTCGTGTTCCCGGTTCTCGGAGAGGTTCTGGATAATGAAACATGTGCGCCAGCTCTTGAGCTGGGAATCCACCTCTTTGAGGGCGGCCTTGAAGAATTGAAGCTGGATACCGGTGTCTTCCCGGGTACCCACGCGCTGGGCGAGGGGGCTCGCCCCCACTTTCTTGCGGAAGGGCTCGAACTGGGGACCCGAGGACGAATCCACCAGGCGGCCCAGCCCCTCCCACTGGTCGTACACGAAGATGTAGTCGTAGCGCGCCTCCGGCTGCCGCAACAGGTACTCCTTGAGCTGATGCAGCCGCTTGGGATCCGAGGTCTCAAAGACGATCACGGGCGAGTAGTTGCTCCTGCGTTTGAGCAAACCCCGCGCTATCCACCCGGTATCCAACTGGAGATACAGGGACAACTCTGGCCACCCTCCGTTCGCCAACCGCAATCCGGGCGATAAAACCCCGGTTCGCTCCGCGCCGCAACCCGCTCCCTCAGCCGCAAACGGCGCGCCGGCGCACCCGCAATACCAGGCCAAGGGCGCGCAGCCTGTGCTCCAGCGCCTCGACCGCCCCTTCCCCCGCCCGCTCGTACACCTCCAGGCCGGAAGGACCCACCACCACCTCGACGATGGAGGGTCTGACCTCTGCGGTGCCGCGAACGCCGTCCGGCACCTGCGGACGCCCGCACGCCGCCTGCCCGCATGCCGGCCTGCTCACGGGGTCCCCTGCCCGCGGGCGGCTCACCGGGTGCCCACCTGCCGGCGGGCCCCTTCCCGTTCTTCCTCGGGCTCCCTGGTCTCGGCGGCCGTCTCTTCCTCGGATTTCATCCTCACCTGCAGGGGGAGGGCCACCAGCCCCATGGACCGGAGGGCGCGGCGGAGCATCTCCGCCTCGTCCTCGCACTCCTTCCCCAGGAAACCGATGAAATCCACGGTGATCCGCCCCTGCCGGTCCACGGTCACCTGAATCTCGCGGGGCAACCCTTCACCCCCCATCATGAGCAGCACATTTCCCAAAGGCACCCGGCCATAGCACCGGGCCCGGGCCAGGCCGGCCCGGAATCACAGTGTCCCGCGCACGAGCACCAGCTTGCGATCGGGACCCTGGTCGGTGATTTCCTCCAGTTCTACCTGGTAGTTCATCTCCTGCAGGGCACGGGCAACGGCCAGGGCGCTGTAATTCTGCTGGATGGCCTCGCAGAGGCTGCGCACCACCTGCTCGTATCCCCCGTAGGCGTCGTACATGAACCGTACTTCTCCCGTTGCCCGGGAGACCTTGATCCCCAAACCCCGGGGGAACTCGGGGGTTATCAGAGCGAAGTCCACATCGTAATGTCGGCCAAAGTAATCAGCGATCCGGCGCGTGACCCGGCCTCCTTTTTCTTCGGCCACCGTCTCCACGGCCTGCCGCAGGATCTCCCATCCCGGCAACTGTTCAATGGACCGGCCCGGCTCCGGCTGTCCCAGACATATCTCCGTGCTGTAGGTGGCCACCTGACTCATCGGCCCCACCTCCTGCGCTCGCCAAAGCACTACTCCAGGCGGGTGGGCTCCTCGGACCGCAGATCCCGCCTCCGCCGCCAGTCGGTCAGACCCTGCCGGATGCGGAGCAGATCCTGGCGCAGGGCATCCCTCTCAGCATTCAGGGCTCCCTGACGCTGGCGCAACTCGTCCAGTTGCCGGTTGGGTTGGGCCAGGGTGCGGGCCAGAAGTTGCAGTTCCACCAGATATCCCTGGATCTGCAACTGCTCGCGGCGGACGGGATCCGCCTCCCCCACCATCAGGCCCTCCACTTCCCGCCGGCGCCGCTCCAGTTCCGCCTCGGAGAGGCCGGCCAGCTCCTGCTGCCACTGCTGCACCTTGGTAGCCCGGATGCGGGCCACTCCGCCACCCTGCTCCCACTTCTCCACCGCCGCCCGCAGCTGCCACTGCCGGTCCATCTTCTCCCGGTTGGCGTGCTCCACTTCTCGCTGCCGGGCAGCAAGCGCTTCCAGTTCCCTTTCCACCTCGGCGAGCCGCACCAGGCACTCGTCCTCGCGCCGCTTCCATCCTTCCAGTTCGTCCACGGTGGGCTTGCCCCGGGAGTGCTTCCAGACTTCAGCCATCACCGTCCCCAGCAGGATGAACAGGGGAACCGTGATGGCTGCGCCCGCCAGCACCTGGACGGTACGGCTGGAAGAGGGAAGCAGCGCCCGGGATATCACCTGGGCAGCCGCCGCACTGCCCGCGAACACACCTGCCAATCCTGCCAGACTGGACTTCGTGTAGCGGTATCCGGTGGCCAGGTTGACTGCCCCGGCTATAACCAGCCATATGAACAGGACAGCCCCGATCGCAATGTACCACACGGGAGTGTGCCCCCAGGTTACTATAACAAAAGAAGTGAGTTCCCGGCAAGGACGGCCGTGCCGGATTACCCGCCCCCGGCGATGCGCTGGTAGTATCTCCTGCTCCGCTGCCAGCGATACAGAGAACAAACGCCACGTGGTCCGGGCACGGGGGACAGGGGTGCCCGGCATCCGGGTAAACGCGCTGCGAGAGGCCGGCCTACATCTCGCCGCGCTGCTGGAGGGTGCGCACCTTTTCCAGTTCCCGGAATACCAGCCGCCTTCCCTCTTCAGACTGCCACCAGTTGTCCCGCCTTACCTCCGGACGCCCGTCCGGACAGCACAGAGCCCTTACCCCGGGGAAATAATGCTCGAAGATGAGGCGGGCCCGGCGCATGTGCAATGGTGCGGACACAAGGAGCACCGTATCCTGCGGCAAAAGCCCCAACTTCTCGAGCAATTCCCGCCCCATGGCGACGTTTTCCTCTGTGTTGGCGGAACGCATTTCCAGGATGAGATCTTCCCGCGCCACCCCCTGTTCCAGGGCCAGGCGGCCCAGGAATTCTGCCTCCGTCTGCCCCAGTTCCCGATTGTAACCGCCCGCTATGAGCACCCGGGGAGCCAGCCCCCGGCGGTACAGATCGGCAGCTCGCAGGGCTCGAGCCTCGTTGCGGCCCCCGAATACAAAGATGAGCTCGGCGACCGCCGGCTCATCTTCCAGGAACAGGAACTCAGTAATGTCCGCTATCGTCATCCCCTCGTACAACCTGGGGATGGGCCAACCCTTGATCAACCTGCACCACCGTCCCTTTCCAGTATTGGACTCAGGGGCTCACCGACGGGAAAAATCATCCTGGGGCAGGGAGGCTCCCGCCGGAATTGCGCAGCGTCTCCACCAGGGATCGGGCAAAACAACAAGGCAGCCCAGCATGATCACACCGGCTGCCAGCAGGAACCCTCGGAACGTACTCATTTCGTATGGCAATCACGCCACCCCCCGGGCGGCCTCCCACCGTGTATTTTCACCCTCACCTCCCGGTTTTCCTCCTTTCCCTGGCAGCAAATTGACCGGCCACCGGCCGGCACGTTAGAATGGGTACCACAGGGAGATGCGCCCACCTGGGGCAGCTGGGGTACATCCCCAGGACGGGTTCTCCGCATACGGGGGGTAGGCAGCAGGTGCACATCGAGGTCAAGTTCTTCGCCCTGGCCCGCGACCTGGCCGGGGCGGCGGAGACGGCCATCGACGTCCCGGAAGGGACCACCCTGGGCCAGGCCTGGGACGAGATAATCCGCAGACATCCCGGGCTGGCCAGGTACAGGGAAGAGTTCCTCCTCGCCGTCAACCGGCGGTTCGCCCCCCTGGATCGGGTGCTGGCGCCGGGCGACGTGGTGGCAGTCGTCCCCCCCGTCAGCGGGGGGAGCCACTACCGGGTAACCCCGGCGCCGCTGGAAGTGAGAGAGGCGGTGGATGCGGTACGGCACCCCGAAGCAGGTGCGGTGGTCATTTTCATCGGTACCGTACGTGAGTGGACGGGGGATACCCGGACCCTGGAGGTAGAATACGAGGCCTACCCGGAAATGGCGGAGGAACAACTGGCCGCCATCGGCGAGGAAATCCACCGCAACTGGGACGTGCGGGGCGTGCACATCGTACACCGTCACGGTCGGCTGCACCCGGGCGAGGACAGCGTTGTGATAGCGGTGTCAGCACCCCACCGTGCGGACGCCTTCGCCGCCTGCCGGCACGCCATCGACCGCATCAAGGAAATCGTGCCCATCTGGAAGAAAGAGACCACCGGGAGCGGCTCTCGCTGGATCCGCCAGGAGGGATGAGGATGCTGGCAGCGCTGGCCGGTGTGTTGGGCCTGGTGGTGGGAAGCTTCATCAATGTCCTCATATGGCGGCTCCCCCGGGGGGAATCGGTGGTGCGTCCCTCCTCGCACTGTCCCTCCTGCGGCCACCGGTTGGCCCCCCGTGACCTGGTACCCATCCTGAGCTGGGCGTTGTTGCGCGGCCGCTGCCGGTACTGCCGGGCTCCCATCCCGGCCAGCTACCCCCTGGTGGAGGCGGTGACCGGGGCGACTTTCGCCGCCCTGGCCGCCGTGCACGGCCTCCACTGGCGCACCGCAGGATATGCTGTCCTGGCCGCCATCCTCATCACCGCTGCCGGCACCGACATGAGGCTGCGCCTCATCCCCAACCGGCTCACCATCCCCGCCATCGCCTTCGCCCTGGCCTGGTCCGCCGCCGTGCAAGTCCCCCACCTTACCAGCAGCCTGCTGGGACTGGCCATCGCCGGGGGCCTGTTCCTGGTCATCGCCATGCTCAGCCGGGGCGGCATGGGCGGGGGCGATGTCAAGCTGGCGGCTGCCGTGGGGGCTTTCCTGGGCCTGCAGTACTCCCTCCTGGGCCTCTTCCTGGCCTTCATCTTCGGGGCCGTGGTGGGGCTGATCCTCATGGCCCTGGGTAAGAAGAGGAGGAAAGACTACATCCCCTTTGCCCCTTTCATCGCGGCCGGTTGCCTGGCCGCCATGCTCTTCGGCGATCCCATCCTCCACTGGTACCTCAGGATGCCCCGCTGACTGCGGCGGCCTCAGCGCCCCGCACTGGCGCCCGAGCGGGCCCCGCCTGCCATCACCCGGTACCACCGGTATTGCATAGCATACCTGCGAGGTGAAGCAGGTGAGCAAGAAATGGGGACTCGCCCTGGGCGCCGGCGGGCTGCACGGAATCGCCCACCTGGGGGTATTCCGGGCCCTGGAGGAGGCGGGGCTGCGTCCCGACCTGGTGGCCGGCACCAGCGCGGGAGCCATTGCGGCGGGCCTCTATACGGCGGGAGCCAAACTGCAGGATACAGCCAGTACGATCGCCAGCATGGCCACGCCCCAGATGCTTGACTTCGCCGGGGGATTGCGCAGTATGGTGCCCGGGGTTATCCTGACCCGCACCGGGATCATCCAGGGCGACCTGATCGAAAGCACTTTCGAGCGCCTCACCGGGGGACGCACTCTGGCGGACGCCCGGCCCCCCGTGGCCATCGAGGCAGTGGATATCGAGACAGGCGAACTGGTAATAATGTCATCCTTCGTGCCTTCGGGTCCCATGCCCCTGGCCCGCACCGTCTTCCTCACCGACGTCCGTCTCTCCCAGGCCATGCGCGCCAGCATGTCAATTCCCGGCGTGTTCGTGCCCAAACAACTGGCGGGCCGGATCCTGGTGGACGGGGGCGTGCGCGACATGGTCCCCACCGCAGTACTCAGGGCCATGGGGGCTCAGGTGGTGGCGGCGGTAGATCTGCTCTCCGGACAGGAGCAGCGGGTCGAGGTGAACGGCTTCGCACAGGTGATCATGAGGGCCCTGGGCCTCCTGGAACGCGAGATCGTCCGAGACCGCCTGGACACCTGGGCGGATGTGGCAATCACCCCGGTTTTGCCACCCCTTTCCTCGTTAGACCGCGAAGCCATCGAGCAACACATCCGCCTGGGCGAGGAGGCCGCCCGCGCCAGCATCCCCCGGATCCTCCGCCTCCTCCGCTAAGCCTGCAGCCCACACACTGCGGCAAAACAGGCACCCCCCTCTGTCTGGCTCCGGTCGTCCAGTACCGAGGGGGGCCATTTGCTGAATCCATACGGCTGGGGCTCCGATGCGCCTTGCTTTGCCGGGCATTCTCGCCCCGAAACCGTTCATAACCGTGGCTTTGGTGTCGGAGGGGGGACTTGAACCCCCACGGGATATCCCATACGCCCCTCAAACGTACGCGTCTGCCAGTTCCGCCACTCCGACACCTGCGTTCCAAGGAACATTATAACACGGGACTTTGCCCTGTCAACGCCAGCTCGGCTCCAAGTACATTCACCATGGCAACCGCAAGGCGAGGAATGAAAATGAAGCGGTGGCGCACGCTAACAAAGCGACGGGAACACCGCGCTACGATTGAGGAGGACTGCACCGGCCATGAACGGAGCAGGAGAACCCTCGTGGAAGCGGCGCGCGCTGGCGGCCGGGCTGGGGCTGTTGCTGGCGGTGGGTGCTTCAGCCCTGACGCTGGTGGGGGATGCATCCGCCCAGCCGACCATCGGGTGGGGCGACACCGGCCCCTGGGTGGTGAACCTGCAGTCACGACTGAGCGAGTGGGGATATTACTTCGGGCCCATCGACGGATATTACGGCTATCAGACGTATGCCGCAGTGGTGTACTTCCAGCAGACCAATGGACTAACACCGGACGGTATCGTGGGTCCTGCCACCTGGGCCGCTCTGGGCCTGGCCGCGCCCGCGCGGTACACGGTTTCCCGCGGGTATTCCCGCTCCGATGACGTCTACCTGCTCGCCCGCATCATAGCCGGCGAGGCAGAAGGCGAGCCGTTCGAGGGAAAGGTGGCAGTGGCGGCGGTGATCCTGAACCGGATGAAGAACCCCAGGTTCCCGGGTAGCCTCTCGGGCGTAATTTTCCAGCCTGGCGCCTTTGAATCGGTGGACAACGGACGGATCTGGTACACCCCCATCACCAATGAAGACATCCAGGCCGCTCAGGCGGCGCTGAGCGGATGGGACCCCACATACGGCAGCCTCTACTTCTGGAACCCAGCCAAGCCCGTCAACCCCTGGGTGTGGAGCCGGCCGGTGGTGCGCTGGATAGGAAGCCATGTCTTTGCCCGTTGACGTCCGGGCCAGCATGCCGGGGCAGATTGGTAGGCCGGGAGGACCGGGAGGCTGGGGAGACAAAAGCCCCTGGGAGGATGCCTGAATGGAACGGCGGCGTGACATATTGAGGTGGTCTCTCATCGCCCTGCTGGCCGTGGCGGTGGGGCTGGGGATCCCGTGGGTGGCCAAACAACACCTGGCCCTGACCAGGGCCCAGGCAGCCCTGCGGGCGTCCCGGCAGATGGCCTACTCGGGGTTCCTCACCCAGGTGGAGAACCTGGAGGTGTTGCTGGCCAAGGCCCTGGCCAGTTCTGCCCGTGATCGGCAGATCATGCTCCTTTCCCGTATCGCGGCCGAGGCGGACGGTGCAGGTCTCAACCTGGCCCAACTCCCCTCGGCGGGGCACGATCTGGGGGTGGCCCAGAAATTCCTCAAGCAGGTAAGCGGATACTGCCAGATCCTGGCGCAGCAGCTCGTGCGGGGACAACCCCTTTCACCGGACCAACGCAACATCCTAGCTGACCTGCATAACCTGGCCGGTCAGGTAGCGCAGGCCATGCATTCTGCAGGCCGACCCACCACCTCATCTCCCGGCGCAGCGCACGCCCAGGCTGCCGAACAGGGAACCACCGAGGGCGCCCCCAGCCCGGAGGTTATCCGCAGCTGGCTGCAGGCGGCAGCCCGCCAGCTGGAAAGCTTCCCCGGCCTGGTATACGATGGTCCTTTCTCCGAACACCTGGAGCAACTCAAGCCCACCCCGCTTCCCGGGGCCCCCGTGAATGCCACCCAGGCGGCCACGCTCGCCCGCGCTTTCCTGGGGCTGGGACCGGAGGTGAGGCTGGCCGGCGTAAGTGCGGTCACCGGGCCCGTGCCCGCCTACTCCGTACGCTTCCGGCCTGCGGGAACCAACCGCGAAATAGTGGTGGACGTCAGTCAGGCCGGTGGTCACATCCTGTGGATGCTCGACCAGCGCACCGTCGGTACCCCCACCATCGACCGGGCCCGAGCGCTGCACGTGGCCACGGACTTCCTGCGCACGCGCGGCTTCCCTCCCGCGGTGGTGACGGGCTGGCTGCGGGAAGGAGATCAGCTAACCTTCTCTTTTGCTCCCCTGCTGCGCCCCGATGGTTCCCTCCCCGACTGGCCTGCCGATACGGGAGCTCCGGCACCGGCGGGGACCATCGTTATGTACCGCCAGACCATCAAAGTGAGGGTGGGGCTGGACACAGGACGCATATCGGGCCTGGACGCCGTCGCTTACTGGCAGCAGAGCGGGGTACGCAAGCTTCCGCAGCCCAGGTTTGCCCCCGATGAAGCTGCGGCCCTGGTCAATCCGGGCATGAAGGTGCAACGGGTCTCCCTGGCCCTGATCCCCATCGGTGCCGACCGGGAGGTACTCACCTATGAAGTGCAAGCAAGCATGGGCGGTCAGGACGGGGCCCCCGGAGACGTCTTCCTGATCTACTACAACGTGGAGTCCGGCCGCGAAGAAGCGATATTCCAGTTGCAGGAGAATGAAACCGTACGCCTCGCCATGTAGGGTCACCAGACTCCGGTGATAGACAGGCAACCGGCGTCTCTGCCACAGGGGAGGAAGCCGCCCGCTCCGCGGGGAATAAGCGGAGGCGGTGGTGTGTTCATGTACTTTACGTCGCACGCCCTGGTGGGAGCGGCACCGGGAACCAGTACCGGTTCGCCCGGCGGAGCAGTGGTGGCGGGGCTCTTCTCACCCCTCTCGCCCTGCTATTCCTCGTGACCCGGTGACACCCTCCCGGGGATTTCGGCTGCCGAGCGCCGAAAGGGCAACGCCAGGTTCCGCCCGCCGGTCGGTTCGCAAGGGGGGTGGAGTATGTTCGAAGTGAGAGAGGTGGCGGCGGCTGCGATCGACGAGGTCAACCGGATGTGCCTGCCGGCCGGCCTCAAGGAGGGGCCCGCCCTGGACGCGGTATTACAGCGAAGCGCAGCGGCGCACGCGCAGGCGGAGGCAATGGGGGCCAGGGTTTTCGGAGCGTTTCTGAAGGGAAGGGCGGTGGGGCGTGTCGAGGTAATGCCGATCGAGGCCGCTCCCCTGCCCCTCGAAGGAAGCAATCTGTGGGTGATCCGCTGCCTGTGGGTACTGCCCCCGGCGGAGAGAAAGGGCATAGGCAGGGCACTGCTCGGCCGCGCCCTGGATGCGGCCCGGGGCTCGGCCGGCGTGGCCGCCCTCACCTTCCCCGACTGGATCCCGGTTTCCTTTTACGAGAAGCACGGGTTCAGGACCGTGGAGACGCGCGGGGATCACATCCTCCTGCTCAGGGCGAACAACCCGGCCGCACGCGTATCCCTGGCACCGGCGCAAAGGGCGCCCCGGGGGACCGATTCCGCCGTCCACGTGGAAGCGGTTCTTTCCATGCGGTGCCCGTGGCTGATGCTCACCTACAGGCGCATGCTGGACATTGGCCGCGAAATGTCATCCCGGGTAGTGACGACCGAACGCTACATTAGCAACCGGGCGGATGCCCTCGCCTTCGGAGAAGAGAATATCTACATCGACGGCCGGCCCCTGGAAGGGGCACCGAACTCCGACACATTCCGCCAGCAAGTGCGGCAGCAACTTCAGGCCAAAGGACTCGTCTGACCGCCCGGCTCTGCGGTCGACACCTCGGGTGCGGGCTCGAGCACGTCGGGCCTGCCTCGGGCCAGCCAGTACCGGGCATGGAGATCCGCACACTCCTGCGCCAGGACCGGGTCCGGGCAGGCCACCACCTCCATGCCATCGCGGTGCCTGCGCATATAGGGGTTGGCCCCGAGCAGGTCCGCAGCGCCCGCGCGGCGGTCCGGCGCGGCCCAAACCAGTCCCCCCAGGTGCAGCATGACCGCCATGCCCAGACACATGGGGCAGGGCTCCACGGTGCTGTAAAGCGTCCAGTCCGAGCGCGCCTCCGGGCCCAGGCGGGAAATGGCCCGGCGCAGGGCTACCACTTCGGCGTGGGCGGTGGGGTCGCGCCGGCGGGCCATCTGGTTGTGACCCCGGGCGATGATCCGGCCTGACCTGTCCACGATGACCGCACCTATGGGGATCTCACCCTCGGCCCAGGCCTTCCGGGCTTCTCGTAACGCCTCGGCCAGGAACCTGCGGTGATCCGGCAACTCATCGCCCCCCGGGGGACGTTCGCCCCGGACCGCTTCTCCTCCTGCTCCTGGCCGCCCGTCCGCTGAAGGACACCAGCCGCCCGCCCAGCATCACCCCCAGGTGTTCGCAGTAGTCGGCCTCGTCCATGTAGTGGGTGGTAACCAGAACGGTGGTACCGCCGTCGGCCAGGTCGTAGATCAGATCCCAAAACCGGCGGCGGGAGCCGGGGTAATGAAGCCGCGGGACACTTGACAAGGGTGGGGGGAGAGGTGTAACTTAGCGTCAACAACCCCATATCGCCCAGAGGCGGGGAACGAGACTAGTAACCCCGAAGCGAGGCGCAGAGAGCCGGGGGAAGGTGCAAGCCCGGTGCTGAGCTCGGGGCGAATGGACTCGGGAGCTGCAGGCGAACGGCTGGTAGTCTAGTAGCTTTTGCCGGAGGGGCACCGTTAGCGAAGCCCAGGGTATCGCCGTGGTCCGGCCGTACCCGTCAGAGATGGTCAGCCGCCACGGGCGGCGACCAAGTAAGGTGGCACCGCGAAGGTTCCGACCTCTCGCCCTTATACCGGGCGAGAGGTCTTTTTTATGGACCAGCGGGGCTGCGGCGGCGCGATGGGCTGGGGGTCGAAAGGAGGATGATCGCGGTGAAGAGTATCCTGCGGAAGCTGGCCCAGGGGTTGGAGTTGAATCAAGCGGAGATAGACGAGGTGGTCTTCGGGATCAAGGAGGATCGTTTTCCTGCCACCCAGGTAGCGGGGTTCCTGATGGCCCTCCTGATGAAGGGCCCCACCACGGCGGAGATAGCCGGCATCGCCCGGGCGATGCGGCGGGCCTGCGTGACCATCAAGCCCCGGGTGAACGGCGAGCTGACGGACACTTGCGGCACGGGGGGCGGGCTCACCACTTTCAACGTGAGCACCGCCAACGCCCTGCTCTCCGCGGCCGCCGGGGTGAAGATCGCCAAGCACGGCTCGCGTTCCATCTCGGCCTCCTCGGGGAGCGCCGACGTGCTGGAGGCTCTGGGCATACCCGTGGAGCTGGAGCCTCGGGAGGCGGAGAGGCTCATCGAGCAGGTGGGCTTTTCCTTTCTGTACGCGCCCCGCTTCCATCCCGTGATGATGAAGGTGTTCGGGCCCGAGAACGACCTGGGAATCAAGACCATCTTCTTCACCATCATCGGCCCCCTCATCAACCCCGCCGACGCCAGGCGGCACGTGCTGGGTGTCTACCAGCCGCAGCTGGTGGAGCAGGTGGCCGAGGTGGTTCGGGAGATCGGCCTCACCCATGCCATGATCGTCCACGGGTTGGACGGGGTGGACGAGATTTCCCTCCTCGGCGAGACCAAGATCGCGGAGGTCAGGGAAGGACGCATCGAGCATTACACCGTCGCTCCGGAGGATTTTGGCCTGAGACGCTGCGCCCTGGAAGAGGTCCGGGGAGGCAGCCCGGAGTACAACGCCCAGGTTATCCTGAACATCTTCACCGGCCGCGACACCGGTCCCCGGCGGGATATGTTGCTCCTCAATGCGGCGGCCACCTTCGTGGTGGCGGACAAAGCGAGTTCTCTGGAGGAAGGTATGGAGCTGGCGCGGGAGACCCTGGAGTCCGGCCGGGCCCTGGCCAAGCTGGAGGAGATCCGGAGTTGCGCCCGCGAGCTAAGGGGTGCCCGGAATTGAACCTGGTGGAAGCGATAGCGCAGGCCCGGCGCCGGGGAGTAGCGCCGGTAATCGCTGAAATCAAGCGCCTGATTCCCAAGCTGGCCGAAGAAGGGCGGGGTCGGGACGATCGGGACGCTGCTCTCCTGGCCGGGTGGTACGAAGAGGGCGGGGCGGCGGGGATTTCGCTGGTGACCGAGCGCCGGCACTTCGGGGGTCAGCCGGAGGCGGATGTCCCCGCCGTTTTACGGGCCACCTCCCTGCCCTTGCTGATCAAGGACTTCATCCTCGATCAGGCGGGGGTCGATTATTACGCCGCCCTGGTGGCGGCGGTATGCCCCGCTTTCCTCTCCCGGGTGGCCCTGCTGCTCATCGCCCATCACCTGGACGACCGGCTCCCCGACCTCCTGCGCTACACGCACCGGCGGGGCATGCTGGCCCTGGTGGAGACCCGGGGGCCGGAAGACCTGCGCTACCTGGCGGGAGCTGACTCCGCGCCGCGGCTGGTGGGCATCAACAACAAGGACATCGACGAACTGGAGAGAGGGGAAAACGTGGTGCGCGTCAACCAGGAAATGATTTCTCGCTACCGGCGGGTCGTGGGGGAGGCGGTGATCGTGAGCCAAAGCGCCCACCGGAGTCCGGCGGACGTGCGGCGTTCCCTGGCGGCGGGCGCCGATGCGGTCCTGGTGGGCACTGCCTTCCTCCTGGCCGAGCAGCCGGCGGACGCCGTGGCCAGCTTCGTGCGGGCCGGGGAGGAGAGTGGCGGGGAGCAAGACGCTGGGGAGAAAGGCGCCGGGGAGGGAGGACGGTGACCAGGGTGATGGTCTGCGGCAGCCGGGAGGAGGCAGACATCGACCTGCTGGTGAAGGCGGGGGTGGACGCCATCGGGCTTATCACCGAGGTCAAGCAGGTCCTGCCCTGCAACCTGTCCCGCGCCCAGGCCCGGAGGCTGGCCGCCCGCATCCCTCCCCTGATTTCCGTTGTGCTCGTCCTCACCGAGGAGCGGGTAGAGGAAGTGCACCGCCTGGTGGAGC belongs to Bacillota bacterium and includes:
- a CDS encoding nucleoside deaminase, whose translation is MPDHRRFLAEALREARKAWAEGEIPIGAVIVDRSGRIIARGHNQMARRRDPTAHAEVVALRRAISRLGPEARSDWTLYSTVEPCPMCLGMAVMLHLGGLVWAAPDRRAGAADLLGANPYMRRHRDGMEVVACPDPVLAQECADLHARYWLARGRPDVLEPAPEVSTAEPGGQTSPLA
- the trpD gene encoding anthranilate phosphoribosyltransferase — protein: MKSILRKLAQGLELNQAEIDEVVFGIKEDRFPATQVAGFLMALLMKGPTTAEIAGIARAMRRACVTIKPRVNGELTDTCGTGGGLTTFNVSTANALLSAAAGVKIAKHGSRSISASSGSADVLEALGIPVELEPREAERLIEQVGFSFLYAPRFHPVMMKVFGPENDLGIKTIFFTIIGPLINPADARRHVLGVYQPQLVEQVAEVVREIGLTHAMIVHGLDGVDEISLLGETKIAEVREGRIEHYTVAPEDFGLRRCALEEVRGGSPEYNAQVILNIFTGRDTGPRRDMLLLNAAATFVVADKASSLEEGMELARETLESGRALAKLEEIRSCARELRGARN